One genomic segment of Hordeum vulgare subsp. vulgare chromosome 2H, MorexV3_pseudomolecules_assembly, whole genome shotgun sequence includes these proteins:
- the LOC123424917 gene encoding phosphatidylinositol 4-phosphate 5-kinase 6-like, with protein MHEHTLARAWEATVRKVQPHPQPGGRRRVAPMLPADDSETASSSASSSAGVDDADHHGQEEEEYVERGLPNGDFYTGRWRAGAPHGAGKYLWTDGCMYEGEWRNGKATGRGKFSWPSGATYEGEFKDGFMDGHGTYTGAAGDTYKGAWSMNLKHGDGRKSYANGDQYDGHWRSGLQDGAGRYIWRNGTEYTGEWRAGLIHGRGELAWANGNRYDGGWEDGCPRGQGTFRWADGSAYVGFWTRDGPGGIVQQKGVYYPSPAASSPTARDPRDVFARELPGFTGGGGATESTPLQRPLNNSGNRTANGRASSVSGMSNCSGGDRKYDKICIWESDGDITCDIVDGAALVDDARRSVRTEDGAVGGDLLPPPSPAPRIAKWVSPRQAKQQGETIVKGHKHYELMLNLQLGIRHAVGKQGPVTLELKSSAFDPKEKVWTKFPQEGSKHTPRHNSCDFRWKDYCPQVFRTLRKLFKVDAADYMLSLCGSEALRELSSPGKSGSFFYLTNDDRYMIKTMKKSEVKMLLKMLPAYYNHVRAFEDTLVTKFFGLHCVKLAGANQKKVRFVIMGNLFCSHNSIHRRFDLKGSSLGRTTDKPQTEIDQYTTLKDLDLNFIFRLKKQWFQEFQRQVDRDCDFLEQEKIMDYSLLVGVHFRHNGEKLLTEGCMDSGTNTVSTLRLSRGYTDQLLADPNGSPKIKLGTSMPARAELTARKNDCEPQLIGEPTGEYYDVILYFGIIDILQDYDISKRLEHAYKSFQYDPTSISAVDPRQYSRRFKDFIYKAFQEDS; from the exons atgcacgagcacacccTGGCCAGGGCGTGGGAGGCGACGGTGCGCAAGGTGCAGCCGCATCCGCAGCCCGGGGGCAGGCGCCGGGTGGCCCCCATGCTGCCCGCCGACGACTCCGAGACGGCCtcctcctcggcctcctcctccgcgggCGTCGACGATGCCGACCACCacggccaggaggaggaggagtacgtcGAGCGCGGCCTCCCCAACGGGGACTTCTACACGGGGCGGTGGCGCGCCGGCGCGCCGCACGGCGCCGGGAAGTACCTGTGGACGGACGGGTGCATGTACGAGGGGGAGTGGCGGAACGGCAAGGCCACGGGCCGGGGCAAGTTCTCCTGGCCCTCCGGCGCCACCTACGAGGGCGAGTTCAAGGACGGCTTCATGGACGGCCACGGCACCTACACCGGCGCCGCCGGGGACACCTACAAGGGGGCCTGGTCCATGAACCTCAAGCACGGCGACGGCAGGAAGAGCTACGCCAACGGCGACCAGTACGACGGCCACTGGCGCTCCGGCCTGCAGGACGGCGCCGGCCGCTACATCTGGCGCAACGGGACCGAGTACACCGGGGAGTGGCGGGCCGGGCTCATCCACGGCCGCGGCGAGCTCGCCTGGGCCAACGGCAACCGCTACGACGGCGGCTGGGAGGACGGCTGCCCGCGCGGCCAGGGCACCTTCCGATGGGCCGACGGCAGCGCCTACGTCGGCTTCTGGACGCGCGACGGCCCGGGTGGCATTGTCCAGCAGAAGGGCGTCTACTACCCGTCTCCTGCGGCGTCGTCCCCGACGGCGCGCGACCCCCGCGACGTGTTCGCGAGGGAATTGCCGGGGttcacgggcggcggcggcgccaccGAGTCCACGCCGCTGCAGCGGCCGCTCAACAATTCGGGCAACCGGACGGCCAATGGCCGGGCGAGCTCCGTGTCCGGGATGAGCAATTGCTCCGGCGGCGACCGGAAGTACGACAAGATTTGCATCTGGGAGTCGGACGGCGACATCACCTGCGACATTGTGGACGGGGCCGCCCTGGTGGACGACGCGCGGAGGAGCGTCAGGACGGAGGACGGCGCGGTGGGCGGGGACCTTCTGCCGCCGCCGTCCCCGGCGCCGCGCATCGCCAAGTGGGTGTCCCCGCGGCAGGCGAAGCAGCAGGGGGAGACCATCGTCAAGGGGCACAAGCACTACGAGCTCATGCTCAACTTGCAGCTCGGGATCAG GCATGCAGTTGGGAAGCAAGGTCCGGTTACGCTTGAGCTGAAATCATCGGCGTTCGATCCCAAGGAAAAAGTGTGGACAAAGTTCCCTCAGGAAGGCTCGAAACACACTCCGCGGCACAATTCTTGCGACTTCAGATGGAAGGATTACTGCCCACAGGTGTTCCG GACATTGCGCAAGCTGTTCAAGGTGGATGCTGCTGACTACATGTTATCCCTCTGTGGAAGTGAGGCTCTCCGGGAGCTCTCATCTCCTGGTAAGAGTGGAAGCTTCTTCTACCTAACAAACGATGACCGGTACATGATAAAGACGATGAAGAAATCAGAAGTGAAG ATGCTTTTGAAGATGCTTCCAGCTTACTACAATCATGTCCGTGCGTTTGAGGATACTCTAGTGACCAAATTTTTTGGTCTACATTGTGTGAAGTTAGCTGGTGCAAATCAGAAGAAG GTTCGCTTTGTCATAATGGGGAATCTATTCTGCTCTCATAATTCTATCCATAGGCGCTTTGATCTGAAAGGCTCGTCTCTTGGCCGCACAACTGATAAGCCACAAACTGAAATTGACCAGTATACAACTCTGAAAGACCTTGATCTGAATTTCATATTTAGATTAAAGAAGCAATGGTTTCAGGAGTTCCAAAG GCAAGTGGACAGGGATTGTGATTTCCTTGAGCAGGAGAAGATTATGGATTACAGTCTCCTGGTGGGTGTACATTTTAGGCATAATGGAGAGAAGCTTCTGACTGAAG GTTGCATGGACAGTGGTACCAACACAGTATCAACACTTCGGCTTTCAAGAGGGTACACGGATCAACTTCTTGCTGATCCAAATGG GTCGCCTAAAATCAAACTTGGGACAAGTATGCCTGCAAGAGCAGAACTTACAGCTAGGAAGAATGATTGCGAGCCGCAGCTCATTGGAGAGCCAACCGGGGAATACTACGATGTTATACTGTATTTTGGGATCATAGACATACTCCAAGATTATGATATCAGCAAAAGGCTTGAGCACGCGTACAAATCGTTCCAGTATGACCCGACCTCGATATCGGCAGTGGATCCAAGGCAGTACTCGAGACGTTTTAAGGATTTCATATACAAAGCATTTCAAGAGGACAGCTGA